The window CTCCACCTTCCCGTCGAACGCGTTCACAGCCACCGCGAACGGGATCTGCCGATGCTCGAAGTAGTCAACGGCCGCATAACAGTCATCGAGCCGCCGCGTATCGACAATCACCAGCCCACCCACCGCCCCCTCCACGATGTCGTCCCACATGAACCCGAACCGCTCCTGCCCGGGCGTACCGAACAGATAGAGCTTCAAGGTCGGGTCGATGGTGATGCACCCGAAGTCCATGGCGACGGTGGTGGTCGTCTTGTGCGGAGTATGGGTGAGATCGTCAACTCCGGCCGCAACCTCGGTAATCGCGGCCTCGGTGGTCAGCGGTTCGATCTCGGAGATGGACCCGACGGCCGTCGTCTTGCCCACCCCGAATCCCCCCGCGATCACCATCTTGACCGGCAGCGGCGGTCGTACGGCGGCGGCCGGTTCAGTCGGTGTCACGGAGTACCCCCCGGGAGTCGGGGATGGCGCGCAGGCCATCGATCACTCTTCGCAGTACGGATGAATCGTGGACGGCTTCGGAGTTCGGCACATGCACCGTCAGCCGCCCTTCGGCCCGCAGGTCCTCGGCGAGGACACGGACCACATTCAGATGCAGCCGCAGCCGTGCCGCGATCTCCGCGATGGACTGCGGCTGTCGGCACACGGCGACGATGTCGTGCTGCTCGAAGGAGAGCAGGGACAGCGCGTCGAGCCCCGAGGCGGTGGCCACCACCTGGGTCTCGACGGGCATCGTCCGGCCGGAAGCGCTCGGCGCCACCCGGCCGGCGGTGACCAGGAACGGCCGTACGGCGGGGGCGGGGCCGACCGGGTCGTCGCCCGGGGGTGGGGTGCCGTCCGCCATGAGGTCCGTACCGCCCGGTCAGCGCGCCGACGTGGTGCCGACGCTGTTCTTCAGCTCCAGCACCAGCTGGGGGCTGAGCGCGGCACCGGCGCGGTTGGCGAACAACGTCATCTCGTAGGCGATGTTGCCCAGTTTGGCCTCCTTGTCGGTGACCACGCCGAGCACGGCGCCGCTGCCGATCGCGGAGACCAGGACATGGCCGCCCTCCAGATCGATGATGACCTTGTTGAGGCCGCCCAGGCCGTAGTTGCCGGAGGCCCCGGCGGCCAGGCTGGTGATGCCGGAGACGATCGCGGCGAGGCGCTCGGAGTCGGCGTGCTCGCGCAGCTCGGAGACCGCGATCAGCAGCCCGTCGGAGGAGACGGCGATGGCGTCGACGACACCCGCGGTCTCCGTGGCGAAGCGATTCAGCAGCCAGGTGAAGTCGGCTGCGGCGGCCTGGAGTTCGGCCGGCGTGGTGCCTCCTGTGGACGTGCTCACTGCTCCGCTCCTTCCGGGAGGTGGTTCGGGTCCCGCTGTTCGGGGATCGGGTTCTGTTCGGTGGTGTCGCTGTCGCGGTGCGCCCGCTCCACGGCCGCCTCGAACTCCTCCAGCGCGGACCGTACGGCGTCCGCGTCGGT of the Streptomyces sp. NBC_00287 genome contains:
- a CDS encoding GTP-binding protein, whose product is MTPTEPAAAVRPPLPVKMVIAGGFGVGKTTAVGSISEIEPLTTEAAITEVAAGVDDLTHTPHKTTTTVAMDFGCITIDPTLKLYLFGTPGQERFGFMWDDIVEGAVGGLVIVDTRRLDDCYAAVDYFEHRQIPFAVAVNAFDGKVEHELDDVRWALDVSAGVPVVVFDARERGSVRDALLVVLEQALARTEA
- a CDS encoding DUF742 domain-containing protein, whose product is MADGTPPPGDDPVGPAPAVRPFLVTAGRVAPSASGRTMPVETQVVATASGLDALSLLSFEQHDIVAVCRQPQSIAEIAARLRLHLNVVRVLAEDLRAEGRLTVHVPNSEAVHDSSVLRRVIDGLRAIPDSRGVLRDTD
- a CDS encoding roadblock/LC7 domain-containing protein, whose amino-acid sequence is MSTSTGGTTPAELQAAAADFTWLLNRFATETAGVVDAIAVSSDGLLIAVSELREHADSERLAAIVSGITSLAAGASGNYGLGGLNKVIIDLEGGHVLVSAIGSGAVLGVVTDKEAKLGNIAYEMTLFANRAGAALSPQLVLELKNSVGTTSAR